The stretch of DNA TGACGGGATGGCCAGTTTCTGGGCCGTCGTCATCCGCGGGGGTAGGAACGCTTGCGTCGTGCTTTGCAGGTCGAGAATCGCATTTGCGTCCGGCGTGCCGTTGATGCCCACACCTTGCGGGGCCAGGATTTTGATCAGGTCGCTCCACAGTGCCACCTTGACCGTCCCGGCGAAGTTCTGGAGGACGGCGTTGGCCGCGTCCTCGGTTGCGATCGTGACGCCGTTCAGGAGGGTGTCGGGGAAGAACATGGCGTCGGCGAAGTCGTGCAGCCGGGCGGTGTTCGGCGATGAGGCAGCGGTCGTCTGCTTGAATAGTGAAATGTCGCGGTCGTTGGCCTTGATCCACCCGGTATCCCCGGTCATCACGGGGAAACTGAGGACGAACCCGCCGCCGCCGTACTGGAAGACCGGCACGGACGCCACCTGCGCCCGTTGGACGACCTGGTTGGCCGTGGTCACGACCGCGATCAGCGGTTGGACCTGGGCGCGTTCGTCGTTCGGTCGTAGGCGATGACCCGGGCCGGGAGCATGTCGGCGGTGTTCTGCAAGGCTTTGGTCAGGACCAGTTTCAACAGCCCAGTCAGCGTGTCGTTGTCGGCCGGGTTTCGCGACGGCGGGGCGTAATCCGTCATCCGGCCGAGCCCTGGAAGACGGCGAGGTTGGAGCAGAGCAGGGTGAACCAGAACGGCTGGTCGCGGCTGGCAATCTCGTAGTCCATCTTCATCACCTTGAACGTGCCGTTAGCCGCGGGGTTGGTAATACTCTGGATCGTCACCTGGCCCCCGATCTGAATCGCGCTGGTCAGCATCACCCGGACGGTCACACCCTGGTCGGAAACTTGCGGGATGCCGACCATGCCGGTGCCTTCAGAGATCAGGTAACCGGTGTTCTTCCGCGAGGTCCCGGCGTTGGTGACCCAGAGGGTCTGGTTGTCGGCCCCGGCCTGAATCCCCCAGTCTGGTTGAGTTTCACGAGGTTGGCCTGGAGGGAGCCGGTGAAGTTGTAGTTGTCGATCTGCCGGTCGGTCGCCTCGAAGTCGAGGAACAGGCCGTTGGCCAGGGCGATCTGCTGGGCGATTTCCGACAGGAGGGGACGGCCGGCTGTTGAATGCCCATCACGATGCCGGTGTTGAAGTTGTTGGTCAGGGACCGGAGGGTGATCCCGATGTCCGGGGCTGGGTGACCTCGCAGGAGATGACGTTGCCGGTGTAGAGCAGGAACGTCCCGGTCGACTCGCGGCCCGCCTTCAGGTTCAGGATGACGGGTTTTCGCGGTCCCGCCGAAGGATTGTTGGCGGGCGGGTTGATGAGGGGGGAGCCAAGGTCAGGATCGTGTTCCGCAGCTCGGCGGTGAGGTTGTAAATCCGGCACTCGCAGGTGTTCATGTTGGCGTTGCCGAACTTGATGCCAGAGGCCAAGATCGCGAACCCTTGGGAGTCGGCGGAGAACGTGTAGGTCTGGCCCGGCAGGACGATGTCGACCTCAACCAGCCGCGAATCGAACGCGCTGGTCACATGTACCCCTGGGGCGCGAAGCGCAAGGGGAGCGCGGCAATCGGGTTGAAGTCGGCGGCCGTGATCGGCGGGGCGGGTGGCGTCCGGAAGACGGCCAGTTCCGCGGCGCTGACGTAGACGAGCGACTGGGTCACCCCGAACTGGGTGTAGTAGGGCAACTGGTTGTTCGACGAGAGGAAGAGGAAGTTGCCGCTCTCCTCGTACTGCGAGGGGATGATCAGCGCTCCGGCAACGGCCCGGGCACTATCGAGCAGGTCCGTGTTATTGAGCGTCAGGCTGACGACGGTGGTGTCCTCGACGGTCTTGAGCGTGACGGCCCACGTGTTGTTGTCGAGGATGACTGTCAGGGTCTGGTTCGGGACGGCCTGGAGGGGGACCTGCATCATAAGAATTTCCCCAACTTGACGTAACTCAGGGCGGCCCCGACCGCGTTCGACGCTTGCGTCCCCAGAGCGGCGGCTTGCTGTAAGCCCCCCGCGAGGGTATTGCTGTTCAGCGGGTCGGCGGGCTGGAAGTTGACCAGTTGGCCCCCGCCCGGGACGACGTATAGAACCTGCTTGAGCCGCAGGTTAATGGTGATCACGTCGTACATGTCCGCCTCTTCCTCGTGCGGCATGTCGGCAACGATCATATCGGAGTAGATGCCGACGCGGGTCTTGACCGAGAGGGCGGTGGCGTTCACGAACGCCTGGCGGATCTGGTTGTAGGTGGCGGCGTAATATTGCGAACTGATGATCAGCGGGAGGTCGATCTCGACCGGGTTGATGATGTGGTGGTCGGCGATCATGGACCCGGTTTCGACCGGGTGCTCCATGACCTTCGAGGTCTCGCGGACGGTCGCCTTCATGGGCCGGGCGTTCGCGAACAGTTGCCCGAACGCGGGGGCGTTCGACGTGCCCAGGATGGAGTTCAGGATCGTGCTGTTGACGGCTGCGGTCGGGTTGTTCGTGTCCGCCCCGTTGGCGTAGATGCCGACCACGTCGACCTGCTGCCCGAACGAGCTGAGCAGCCCGAGACCGAAGTTGATGTCGGACAGGAGGGTCATTACGCGGAGACTCCGTCGTCGAAATTGCTCATGGCCATGCGGATCTGGTTTTTCAACTCGACGCCCACCTCGCGGGCGATCCCGGCGCTGTCGCTGGCCTGGGTCTGAATGGTGATGTTGTCGATTTTCACGTTGGTGTTCCGGCCCGGAGTGGACGCGCCGAGCGAGGGAATGGACGGAACCGCTCCGTAGCTGTTAGCGATCGCGGCTCGTTTCGCTGCCTCGCTGGCAAGTCCACCTGCGGTGAGGGAGGGAACCTCGAACCGGTTGCTGATGGCTGCCGCGGATTGTCCGGCGTTGTCCGGGAGGGCGTTCGGCCCGAGGCCCATGTTGCCCGCTTCCCAGGCGGCCGCCCGGAGCTGGTCTTGTAAGCTGGCGGTCGCCACGTCGATGCCGAGGGCGGCCTTGATCTTCGCCCGGCGCCGCCGACCACTGATAAATCCGAAATGGTGCCGTTGCTGGCGGAAGGATTGAAGCTGCTCTCGGCCTGGGCGTTCGCCGCCCACCCCGCAGCAGCGCCGGGGCTATACCCTGCGACTGCCAGAAGGACAGGACTTGATCTCGGGACGAACCCCGATGACGGGGGCGGGAGATGCCGACCCGCCGCCTTGAACGAATTGGCGATTTTCGCCCCCAGCGCTTCCGGATCGCCGAAGCTTCGTAAAAACTCG from Fimbriiglobus ruber encodes:
- a CDS encoding Gp138 family membrane-puncturing spike protein — its product is MTTANQVVQRAQVASVPVFQYGGGGFVLSFPVMTGDTGWIKANDRDISLFKQTTAASSPNTARLHDFADAMFFPDTLLNGVTIATEDAANAVLQNFAGTVKVALWSDLIKILAPQGVGINGTPDANAILDLQSTTQAFLPPRMTTAQKLAIPSPKIGMTVYDTTELGLSTYNGSAWS
- a CDS encoding baseplate hub protein produces the protein MQAGADNQTLWVTNAGTSRKNTGYLISEGTGMVGIPQVSDQGVTVRVMLTSAIQIGGQVTIQSITNPAANGTFKVMKMDYEIASRDQPFWFTLLCSNLAVFQGSAG
- a CDS encoding phage baseplate protein, translated to MTLLSDINFGLGLLSSFGQQVDVVGIYANGADTNNPTAAVNSTILNSILGTSNAPAFGQLFANARPMKATVRETSKVMEHPVETGSMIADHHIINPVEIDLPLIISSQYYAATYNQIRQAFVNATALSVKTRVGIYSDMIVADMPHEEEADMYDVITINLRLKQVLYVVPGGGQLVNFQPADPLNSNTLAGGLQQAAALGTQASNAVGAALSYVKLGKFL